CCAGCATAGTCTTGGCTTTAGAGATGATGCTGGGTTTAAGGTTTATTACTTTTATAAATACTCAGATATCAAGCATATCATCCACACTAAACACCATCTGCATGGGCTTTTCACACTAAAAGCTTTGGCAAATCTTAGTTTTTCTAAATTTGCTAAGGAGTTTAAATTTGGCGAAAAAATCCTAGCCATACCGCTTGATGATAGCATAAATAGTGGATATTCTCACACGGCAATACTTGCAAATTCTCTTAAATCCAAAGAGATAAAACCAAGCTTTAACACGATAAAAGCTATGTCAAATATTAAATACAGCGGACAAAGCCTTAGTTACAGAAAGAAACACAAACGAAATTTCAAGCTTTTTAAAAAGGTGGATAAACCAGTCATCTTAGTTGATGATCTAATCACAACAGGACTAACGATGAAAGAAGCTTTTGAAGTGTGTCAAAAAGCAGGAATTAGCGTACTTTTTGGACTAACTTTGGCTGATGCTAAGCCATAAATTCTAGGACTGTTGAGTTTAAGTTCATCTATTAAACTCAAAATTTCTAAAATTTCATCACGGAAATTTTTAGCATCATCTAAATTTGGCTCTACACTGTATATTGGTAAAAATTTATTCTTAAATCCATTTAAGAAAATGTAACATTTGTTATCCATAAAAGATATGCTTATATTTCTAGAGTGTTTGAAATTTAAGATTTTTTCCATAAAATTTGGACTTAAAATATACCTTGTCTGCATCATCGCTATAAACTCTGAAATTTTTATTGAATAAAGTGTTATCTAAAACATCATAGTTTGACCTAAATTTCACACTTTTATCATTTTTATTGGCTATAATTGTGTGAGAATTGAAATTTTTATAAAATTGACAAATAAAGGCATAACCGCTAAATTTAACATCTTCTTCGTGTGCAAAAACCAGTAAAAATAGTACAAAATTTAGGATTGTGCTTTGAGAATTTGCATCATCTTCTTTTTTGGTTGTTACAAATGATAGCTTAAAATGAGTGCCATCTTTTACGCCAGTTATCAAATTTCCCACTAGAAAGAAATTCTCTTTTAAGCTGGGTGTTTTTGTTAAATTCATCTTGACTTATCCCTTCAAATGGGTCATATTTAAACGAGTTATCAATGTATAAAATTATCGCTTTTATAAAATTTTCTTTGAAAAAAAGCGAGTATTCTTCGTATTTGTCTCCCCAGATAAACATAGCTGGCATGAAAATGATTATTAAAAATATAACAAATGTAGCTATGCTGATATAAAACAGCTCTAAGCTTCCTTTTAAAAAGGCTATTAGTGGAAAATAAACAAAGATAAAAATCAAAAAATACCCCGAATAAATAAAAAATTTATAAAATTTAATATATTTTTTAAATTTTTGCTTTGTTAATTTTAGTGGTTCATCTATAGCTTTTTCAAATTCACTCATTAGTATAGTCCGCTAAATTTCACAAAATCATTAAAAACATAAA
The sequence above is a segment of the Campylobacter corcagiensis genome. Coding sequences within it:
- a CDS encoding ComF family protein, with protein sequence MRCQSCGCFALRTFCSDCTRILSQHSLGFRDDAGFKVYYFYKYSDIKHIIHTKHHLHGLFTLKALANLSFSKFAKEFKFGEKILAIPLDDSINSGYSHTAILANSLKSKEIKPSFNTIKAMSNIKYSGQSLSYRKKHKRNFKLFKKVDKPVILVDDLITTGLTMKEAFEVCQKAGISVLFGLTLADAKP